In the genome of Curtobacterium sp. MCLR17_036, the window GATCGCGCTCTGCCTGGCGGTGTTCCCGGCGCTCCTGATCGGCATCCAGAACCGCACGAGCGCCCACTCGTACCTGACCACCACCGAGGTCGCCGCCACGCAGGGTCGCTACTACTTCCCCGCGATCGTCTGCCTCGTCGTGCTGAGTGCCCTCGCCTGGCGACGACTCGTGCCGGCCGGCCGTGCGCGGTCCTGGGCCGCCGTCGCTCTGGCCGTGCTGCTCCCCGCGGTCGGCGTCTACGGCTTCGCGGTGGCCTCCGCCTGGTTCTGGAACGCCGCGCTGTTCCCGGTCACCGGCCGCGGGCTCCTGCGGTACTCCGAGCTCGGCCCGGTGCCGCCCGCCGTGCTCGCCGTCGTGGTGGTCCTCGTCGCGGCCGGCCTGGTGGCGTCGGTCGTGCGGGTCGCCCGCGCGGGCCGTCGTGGTGCGGTCGACGCCCCGGTCGCGGCTCGCTGACGGCGCCGCTGGGTCGTCGTGGCGGCGCTTGGTGAGCAGGAGATGTCGGGTCCGCCGCCCCGACCCGACCTCTTCTGCTCACTGAGCGGGAGCGCTGGCGCCACATCGCGGGTGCGTTGCCCGCTGCGTCGCGACGGCACTCGGTGAGCAGAAGATGTCGAGTCCGCCGCCCCGACCCGACATCTTCTGCTCATGAACGGGAGCACGGGGCATCAGGCCGCCGGTGCGTTGCCCGCTCCGCCGACATGACGACACCCGGGAGCGCGGTGCGCGAGCGCCGATGCGTTGCCTGCTGCGTCGACGTGACGACGTCCGGTGAGCAGAAGATGTCGAGTCCGCCACCCCGACTCGACCTTTTCTACTCACTGAACGGGAGCGCCGGGCATCAGGCCGCCGGTGCGTTGCCCGCTCCGCCGACGTGACGACATTCAGTGAGCAGAAGATGTCGAGTCCGTTACCCGGACTCGACCTTTTCTGCTCACTGAACGGGAGCGCGGGGCGTCAGGCCCGCGGGCGCGCTGCCCATCGCATCGCCGCGACAGCGCCCGGAGCGCGGTGCGCGCCGCCGGTGCGCTGCCCACCGCGTCGAAGCGACGACATCCGGTGAGCAGAAGATGTCGAGTCCGCCACCCCGACTCGACCTTTTCTACTCATTGAACGGGAGCGCGGGATGCCGGGCCGCGAGTCCACCACCCCGACTCGACGTCTTCTGCTCACCGAACGAGAGCGCGGGGGCCGGGCGTCAGGCCGCCGGCACGCCGCTCTCGACCGTCGAGGGGTCGTCGGTCGGACGGCCGCGGCGGAACCACGTGGGGGCTGCGGCGCAGAGCAGGAACAGGCCGTCGACGGCCAGGCTCCAGACGCGGGTGACGACGACCACGACGAGGGCGACGGAGGGCGGCATCACGAGTGCGAGCAGCAGGGCCTGGACGCCCTCGCGAACGCCGAGGCCACCCGGGGCGAACACGGCGAGCATGCTGATCGCCGACGCCATGCTCGCGGCGCCGATGACGAACGCCGCGTCGGTGAGCTTCAGCGACGGGTACACCGCCAGGGTGATGAAGTAGTAGGCCGTGCCGGAGAGCACCGCACCGGCGACGTACAGGCCAGCGCCGCCGAGGACCGTGCCGAGGTTCGGGCGGACGTCGGCTTCGAGGGGCTTGCGCCGCAGGATCTTCAGCGCGATGCCGATGAGGAACACGAACACCTGCGGGATGAGGCAGACGACGCAGCCGACGAACGCTGCGATCATCAGGACGATGAGCCAGCCGTCGAGCTGGTGGGTGCGCGGGTCGATGAGCAGCAGCACGAGGGCCAGGGCGAGCGTCGCGGCGATCTGCAGGGCGCCCTCGAGCAGGCCGCTCACACCGAGCCGCGCCTTCGAGACGCCGTGCTTCGACGCGAAGTAGACCTTGCCGATGATCCAGGTCGCGGCGCCGGGGATGTACCGGCCCATCCACGACTTCGCGTAGACGTAGGTCAGGGTGACGCCGCTGCCCTTCAGGCCGGTCGCCCCGAGTCGGCGGAGCAGGTAGAACCAGATGCCGACGCCCCAGTAGCGGAAGCCGAGGCTGATGAGCGTCGCGACGACGACCCACGACCACTGCCAGTCGAGTCCGGCGAGCTGCGCCCAGTCGACGTGCCGGACGTACAGCACGAGGAACACCGCGAGCAGGACGTAGAAGACGATCGGGATCGCCCGCCCGAGGATCCGTCGCGCCCTGGACGGACGCTTCCCCTCGGTCGCGGGGGTCTCGCTGGTGGTTCCTGACAAACGACTCTCCTGCCGGGTCTCGGGCACAGGTCATCGTAGACGCAGCGTCGCCCGGCTCCCTGCGTCGCCGCTCGGACGGACCGCTACCGGGCGAGCTGCACGATCTGGACGCGGCACGGGATCTCCGGGTCCGTGGAGCGGTCGGCACTGCACGAGATCGTCGCGTCGTAGGTGCCGACGAGCTTCCCCGCCACCGAGTAGTCGCGGGCCGGTGCGGTCGCCGGGTCGAACTGCACGAAGTACTGCACGCCCTCGTCGATGAACAGGCTGCGCATCGCGTCGGAGTGGTACGTGTAGCCCTGGCCTGAGCGACCGTACACGTGCGTGTCGGTCAGGAACGCGAGCGACGAGAGCGAGCGGTAGTTCGAGCCGATGACGTTCGCGCCCTCGGGCAGGGCGCCGCTCGCGCGGATCTGGTCGGCGAGCCGGACGAGTTCGGGGACCTCGGTCGGCCCGAGCACGCGCAGCGGCTCGGTCCGGTTCACCGACGGGTAGAACGGCGCCGGCGAGCCGACCCAGTTCTGGGTGAAGGAGGCGACCGGGACGACGGCGATCGCCAGGCACGCGACGACGGCGCGGACCGCCCCGCGTCGACGGACCAGGCGCCAGACCGCCGGCAGCATGAGCGCGCCGATCATCGCGGTGAGGTAGAAGAGCGGCCAGTAGTACCGGGCGTTGCCACCGCCGCTCGACGACGACGTGATCATGCCGTAGCCGACGAAGTACACCAGGGTGGTCGCGGCGACGATGCAGGTGAACGCGTAGCGGCGGAAGCGCACGACGCCGATGACGAGCGCGGCGGCGAAGAGCAGGGCGATCGGCGCGGCGAACGGCGCGAAGGTGCTGATCTTCTGCAGGTAGTAGGGCAGGGCGAGCATGCGCTCGTGCAGGTAGTAGGCGGCGCGGGCGGGGATGCCCGACTCCTTCGTCACCCGCGGCCCGGTGTCCTCGGTGGTGCTGGTCGCGGCCGGCGGCACGACGTCGGGGTCCGGGTTGTCCATCGGGCCCTGCTTGTAGACCGACGGCGTGAAGTCCTCGTTCGGCGAGAAGGCGTGCGGGTTCGGCGGGACGGGCAGGAAGGGCCAGTCGGTCGCGCGCCCGCCGTCGTCGAACTTCGAGCCGATGTTCACGGACAGCGACGACCCGAGGGTCACCGTGCCGTACTTCACGGTCAGGGCACCGACCCAGGGGGCGATGACGACCGCGAACACGACGATCGTCGCGACCGGGGCGGTCCACCAGTGCCGGACCGGCTCACGCCGGCGGCGGGCGGACCACACGCGCAGGAGCAGCCAGAGCACCACGGCGCCGATGGCGACCGGCAGCAGGAACAGCTTGGTGAAGTACCCGAGGGCGGCGACGGCACCGAGCACCGCACCGGAGACGAGCCGAGCGCGCCGCGTGCCGTGCAGCGCCTGGTCCGCCCAGCGCAGGGCCCACAGGAAGCCGACGATCCACGCGACGACCAGCAGGTCCGGCGTCTGCACCGACACCGCGCTCATCAGGGCGGGGATCGACGTGACCATGAACAGCACCGCCGGGACGATGCGGTGGTTCTGCGACCAGACGAGCCACCCGCCGATTCCGAGCACGACGGCCACCGCGAAGCAGTTCACGACCGCGAAGGCCGTCTGCAGGCCGAGGCCCGCCGCGACGAACGGCGCCATCATCCACGAGACCAGCGGCGACCAGTAGGCGTTGATCGCATCCGGCAGCCAGCCGTTCGCGTACTCGCGCGCGATGCCCATGTACGAGATGCCGTCGACGTTCGTCACCCCGAGGCGGTTGTGGTACGCCACGGCGGCGCTGAGACCGACCCCGACGACCACGAGGACGGCGAGCACCAGGGGCGCCACGACGTGTCGGTACCGCCGTGTGCCCGCCTCCGGACGCCGTCGGACGGGCTCGGAGGTGATCTGCGGTGCTGCGGGCGTCGTCACGGTCACGTGCTTCATCATGACATCCGTTCGCTCGAGCGACCGCACCGCGGCGGATCGCGTGCCGCGGTCGGCGTGTGGGAGACTGCCTGCGACCCCGCTCCGACCACCACGAGGACGTTCGTTGGCCACCGAAACCCGCGCAACCGATCCCGCAGCCGAGACGCCGGTCGCCGCTCCCCGGTCGGGCGGTCGGCTCGAGTTCCCGTACCTCGACGGCCTCCGCGGCCTGGCGGCGCTGGCCGTGGTGTTCTACCACGCGTACCTCTTCACCGGGATGAAGGGCACCGGGCCGACCGAGCTGCCCTGGCTCCGTCCGTTCATCGGGTGGGGCTACCTCGGGGTCCCGCTCTTCATCGTGCTGTCCGGGTACGTCCTGATGCTGCCCGTCGTGACCCGGTTCGACCGCTACCGACTGCCCGGTGGGTTCTGGAAGTTCATCTGGCGCCGCGCCCGACGCATCATCCCGCCGTACTGGGCGTCGCTCGTCGTCTTCGCGCTCATCATCCTGTTCGTCCCGGTGATGGGACAGCCGGGCGGCACGCAGTGGGACACCAAGCTGCCGATGGGCTGGGGCACGTTCCTCACCCACCTGTTCCTCGTGCACGACTTCTTCCCGCAGTACATCGGCAAGATCAACGGGCCGATGTGGACCGTGGCGGTCGAGTGGCAGATCTACTTCCTCATGCCGCTGCTGATCCTGCCGCTCTGGAAGGTCTTCGGCGGGTGGGCGACCGCCTCGTCGCTGGTCCTCATCGGCATGTGGATGGGGTCGGAGAGCCGCTACTCCTGGATGCACCCGTGGTTCGTCGGCCTCTTCGCGGTCGGCATGCTCGCGGCCGAGCTGACGGTGAAGGCCCGCGACGAGCACCTCACCGGCAAGCTCGACTCCTCGAAGCTCGGCGGTCCCCGCTGGCAGGGCGGCGTGTTCGTCGCGGCGATGTTCGTCGGCATGCTCCTGGTGTTCTTCCGCAACCGCGACTACTGGCAGCACCAGACCTGGCCGTCCGAGGTGGTCCTCGGCATCTTCGCCGGCATCCTGCTGACCTGGATGGGGCGCCGGGCGGTCACCGGCCAGCACACCTGGCTCGCGCGGTTCTTCGCGTGGAAGCCCTTCGTGCTCGCGGGCCTGGTGTCGTACTCGGTGTACCTCTTCCACAGCCCGTTGCTCGGCCTCGGCAACCTGCTGCTCCTGCCGGTCGGGCTGTCCCCGAAGTGGCAGTTCCTGATGATGGTCGTCGTGGTGATCCCGGTCACGCTCGCGATCTGCGTGGGCATGTGGTGGCTCGTGGAGCGCAACTTCCTGAACCGTCGGCAGAAGCACGCCACGCAGGAGGTCTCCTCGCGCGGCCGGGTGCCCGAGGTGGAGATCGACGACACCGACGGCGCACGCCCGGCCCGCGAGCACCGGTAGCACCGGTAGCACCGCGAGCACCGGGGCGCGGCGTTCGGCAGCAGGGACCAGCGCGACAGGCCGGCGGGCAGCAGCAGCAACCGCGACGGGCCGGCCGCCCGCAGCAGCGACCACCGCGACGGCCCGCGTGCGCCAGGCGGACAGGTGTCGCCGGATCCCGGTAGCATCGCTCGGACCGCGGCGTGGGAGATCAGGCCCCCACGAGCATCTCGACAGGGAAGACGAGACCACATGCGCGCACCCATCACCAGGCTCATCGGACTCGGCACCGCTGCCGCCGTCGCCGGGGCCATCACCTTCGGCAGCGGGCCGCTCGTCGCCGCGGCGGCACCGACCGCAACGGCCGCACCAGCCGCACCGGCAACGGCAACGGCACCGGCACCGGCAACGGCAACGGCAACGGCAACGGCAACGGCACCCTCGGCGTCCTCCGCCGCGACGACGTCGGCTCCCGCCGCCCCGGAGCAGGAGCTCTCCATCGCCGAGATGGACCGCACCGGCAACCACACCATGGGCGCCGGCATCGCCGCGCACGCCGGTGAGACGCACGTCACCGTCGCTCCCGGCGGGGTGAGCGCGCAGTCGCTGAGCACCTCCGCCGCCGCGAAGGCGTCCGGCCCGCCGCCCGGCCGCGTGCAGGGCTTCGACATCAGCGCCTGGCAGCCGAGCGTCAACTTCCTGCAGTCGTACCGGAACGGGGCGCGCTTCGTCTACGTCAAGGCGACGGAGGGCACGTCGTACGTCAGCTCGACGTACAAGCAGCAGTACGCGACCGCCAAGCAGCGCAACCTCATCCGTGGCGGCTACGTCTACGCGCAGCCGAGCCAGGCGAGCGGGGCGGCCACCGCGAACTACTTCTTCG includes:
- a CDS encoding lysylphosphatidylglycerol synthase domain-containing protein — encoded protein: MSGTTSETPATEGKRPSRARRILGRAIPIVFYVLLAVFLVLYVRHVDWAQLAGLDWQWSWVVVATLISLGFRYWGVGIWFYLLRRLGATGLKGSGVTLTYVYAKSWMGRYIPGAATWIIGKVYFASKHGVSKARLGVSGLLEGALQIAATLALALVLLLIDPRTHQLDGWLIVLMIAAFVGCVVCLIPQVFVFLIGIALKILRRKPLEADVRPNLGTVLGGAGLYVAGAVLSGTAYYFITLAVYPSLKLTDAAFVIGAASMASAISMLAVFAPGGLGVREGVQALLLALVMPPSVALVVVVVTRVWSLAVDGLFLLCAAAPTWFRRGRPTDDPSTVESGVPAA
- a CDS encoding acyltransferase, coding for MATETRATDPAAETPVAAPRSGGRLEFPYLDGLRGLAALAVVFYHAYLFTGMKGTGPTELPWLRPFIGWGYLGVPLFIVLSGYVLMLPVVTRFDRYRLPGGFWKFIWRRARRIIPPYWASLVVFALIILFVPVMGQPGGTQWDTKLPMGWGTFLTHLFLVHDFFPQYIGKINGPMWTVAVEWQIYFLMPLLILPLWKVFGGWATASSLVLIGMWMGSESRYSWMHPWFVGLFAVGMLAAELTVKARDEHLTGKLDSSKLGGPRWQGGVFVAAMFVGMLLVFFRNRDYWQHQTWPSEVVLGIFAGILLTWMGRRAVTGQHTWLARFFAWKPFVLAGLVSYSVYLFHSPLLGLGNLLLLPVGLSPKWQFLMMVVVVIPVTLAICVGMWWLVERNFLNRRQKHATQEVSSRGRVPEVEIDDTDGARPAREHR
- a CDS encoding GH25 family lysozyme, producing MRAPITRLIGLGTAAAVAGAITFGSGPLVAAAAPTATAAPAAPATATAPAPATATATATATAPSASSAATTSAPAAPEQELSIAEMDRTGNHTMGAGIAAHAGETHVTVAPGGVSAQSLSTSAAAKASGPPPGRVQGFDISAWQPSVNFLQSYRNGARFVYVKATEGTSYVSSTYKQQYATAKQRNLIRGGYVYAQPSQASGAATANYFFAHGGQWSKDGKTLPPLLDIEYGSAAQGTCYGLSWGQMRNWIKDFSNTVHKKVHRYPAIYTTTDWWKRCTNNSNQFSKNALFVALYPVHDFTTPGTLGRSWSKWTFWQWASSGTLPGDQDVYRNSMTYLKRFAAKTE